A region of Actinobacillus porcitonsillarum DNA encodes the following proteins:
- a CDS encoding lactate permease LctP family transporter, giving the protein MALFLSIFPIVLLIYLMVKRNALPSYVALPWIAAVVLIIHLLFFATDITVISAKIASAVVDVLTPITVIFGAILFNRFSETSGVTNTLRKWLGNINPNPVAQLMIIGWAFAFMIEGASGFGTPAAIAAPILVGLGFNPIKVAVLALIMNSVPVSFGAVGTPTWFGFGPLNLGEDKILEIGSMTATIHAFAALVIPVMALSFIVTWKEIRQNIVFIYLSIFACVVPYFLLAQVNYEFPSLVGGAIGMFVSIFLANKGVGLAKVENTLDNTSVTTKEVAKALLPTGLLIAFLIVTRVQQLPFKAMMNNATTWVSTQLGSLGQFEISEGLIFSLKNIFGTGMNAGYKLLYVPALIPFVVTVLIAIPLFSVSASNVKDIFATSLKQVRNPFIALIGALIMVNLMLVGGDGSMVKIIGKSFAEATGEYWTIFASYLGAVGAFFSGSNTVSNLTFGSVQLSTAEITGLSTSLILALQSVGGAMGNMVCINNIVAVNSVLNIQNQEGAIIKKTVVPMMIYGIIAAIVALTIIPMFFNV; this is encoded by the coding sequence ATGGCTCTCTTTCTTAGTATCTTTCCAATTGTTTTACTCATTTATTTAATGGTAAAACGCAATGCATTACCTTCTTATGTTGCTCTTCCTTGGATTGCAGCAGTGGTATTGATTATTCATTTATTATTCTTTGCAACAGACATTACTGTAATTAGCGCAAAAATTGCTTCTGCAGTTGTAGATGTGTTAACGCCAATTACTGTTATCTTCGGTGCGATTTTATTTAACCGTTTCTCAGAAACTTCCGGTGTAACAAATACGTTACGTAAATGGTTGGGTAACATTAACCCAAATCCGGTTGCTCAGTTGATGATCATCGGTTGGGCATTTGCCTTTATGATTGAAGGTGCGAGTGGTTTTGGTACACCAGCAGCAATTGCGGCACCTATTCTTGTCGGTTTAGGTTTTAACCCGATTAAAGTGGCGGTATTAGCCTTGATTATGAACTCTGTACCGGTTTCTTTCGGCGCGGTAGGTACTCCAACTTGGTTCGGTTTCGGTCCATTAAATTTGGGTGAAGATAAAATCCTTGAAATTGGTTCAATGACAGCAACCATTCACGCATTTGCAGCATTAGTTATTCCGGTAATGGCACTAAGCTTCATTGTTACTTGGAAAGAAATTCGCCAAAATATCGTCTTTATCTATTTAAGCATCTTCGCTTGCGTTGTACCTTACTTCTTACTTGCTCAAGTAAACTATGAATTCCCGTCATTAGTGGGTGGTGCAATTGGTATGTTTGTCTCTATTTTCTTGGCAAACAAAGGCGTAGGTTTAGCAAAAGTAGAAAACACCCTAGACAATACTTCTGTTACAACCAAAGAAGTTGCAAAAGCATTATTACCAACCGGTTTACTCATTGCGTTCTTAATTGTAACTCGTGTACAACAGCTACCATTTAAAGCAATGATGAACAACGCAACAACTTGGGTATCAACGCAATTAGGCTCATTAGGTCAATTTGAAATCAGTGAAGGTCTAATCTTTAGCTTAAAAAATATTTTTGGTACAGGCATGAATGCCGGTTATAAATTGCTTTATGTACCAGCGTTAATTCCATTCGTGGTTACCGTTTTAATCGCAATTCCACTGTTCTCTGTATCAGCAAGCAATGTAAAAGATATTTTTGCAACCAGCCTCAAACAAGTCCGTAACCCATTTATCGCCCTTATCGGTGCGTTAATCATGGTAAACTTAATGTTAGTAGGTGGCGACGGTTCAATGGTAAAAATCATTGGTAAGAGCTTTGCAGAAGCAACCGGCGAATATTGGACAATCTTTGCTTCTTATTTAGGTGCAGTAGGTGCGTTCTTCTCAGGTTCTAACACGGTATCTAACTTAACTTTTGGTAGTGTTCAATTATCAACAGCGGAAATTACCGGCTTATCAACCTCATTGATTCTTGCATTACAATCTGTAGGTGGTGCAATGGGTAACATGGTGTGTATCAACAATATCGTTGCGGTAAACTCTGTGTTGAACATTCAAAACCAAGAGGGTGCGATTATCAAGAAAACCGTTGTACCAATGATGATTTATGGCATTATTGCAGCTATCGTTGCATTAACCATAATCCCAATGTTCTTCAACGTATAG
- the hemW gene encoding radical SAM family heme chaperone HemW produces the protein MNLTLPPLSLYIHIPWCVQKCPYCDFNSHAQKGVIPEKEYIQHLLADLSQDLTAYKTAIGERKIHSIFIGGGTPSLFSAEGIQYLLAEIQKRIAFEDQIEITLEANPGTAEAERFLGYVQGGVNRISMGIQSFEPEKLLKLGRIHNREEAIQAVEFAKNAASLGLRSFNLDLMHGLPNQSVSQALSDLKQAIALNPPHLSWYQLTIEPNTMFYYRQPTLPDDDELWDIFEQGHQLLTSAGYEQYETSAYAKKGYQCQHNLNYWRFGDYLAIGCGAHGKITYPTGEIYRFSKTKHPKGYMRGEYRYSQELIALEDRPFEFFMNRFRLLEATPKTDFEQLTGLTLKSIEPIIAQAIEKNYLTETTQYWQITQHGKLFLNELLEGFLV, from the coding sequence ATGAATTTAACTCTCCCTCCACTCAGTTTATATATTCATATTCCTTGGTGCGTTCAAAAATGCCCCTATTGTGATTTCAACTCACACGCTCAAAAAGGTGTCATTCCCGAAAAGGAGTATATTCAGCACTTACTTGCAGATTTATCGCAAGATTTAACCGCTTACAAAACGGCAATTGGCGAAAGAAAAATCCATTCTATTTTTATTGGTGGCGGCACGCCAAGCCTTTTTTCCGCAGAGGGAATTCAATACCTATTAGCGGAAATTCAAAAAAGAATTGCTTTTGAAGATCAAATCGAAATCACATTAGAAGCAAACCCAGGAACGGCTGAAGCCGAGCGCTTTTTAGGTTATGTTCAAGGGGGGGTTAATCGTATTTCAATGGGAATTCAGAGTTTTGAACCGGAAAAATTGTTGAAATTAGGGCGAATTCACAACCGAGAAGAGGCGATACAAGCGGTCGAATTTGCTAAAAATGCCGCAAGTTTGGGGCTGCGGAGTTTTAATTTAGATTTGATGCACGGTTTGCCTAATCAATCGGTTTCGCAAGCACTCTCTGATTTAAAACAGGCAATAGCGCTAAATCCACCGCATCTTTCTTGGTACCAACTGACTATTGAACCTAACACTATGTTTTATTATCGCCAGCCAACCCTGCCGGACGATGATGAATTATGGGATATTTTTGAGCAAGGTCATCAGCTTTTAACTTCGGCTGGCTATGAACAGTATGAAACATCAGCCTATGCGAAAAAAGGTTACCAATGTCAGCATAATTTAAATTATTGGCGATTTGGTGATTATCTTGCCATTGGCTGTGGAGCGCACGGGAAAATCACGTATCCGACCGGCGAGATTTATCGTTTCAGCAAGACGAAGCACCCTAAAGGGTATATGCGAGGAGAGTACCGCTATTCTCAAGAACTAATTGCTTTAGAAGATCGTCCTTTTGAGTTCTTTATGAACCGTTTTCGCTTACTCGAAGCAACGCCTAAAACGGATTTTGAACAACTTACGGGGCTCACGCTTAAATCTATTGAGCCGATAATTGCTCAAGCAATTGAGAAAAATTACCTCACAGAAACGACACAGTACTGGCAAATTACGCAACACGGTAAACTCTTTCTTAATGAGTTATTAGAAGGGTTCTTGGTTTAA
- the bcp gene encoding thioredoxin-dependent thiol peroxidase — protein MNTLKAGDKAPQFTLLDQHENSVSLNQFTGKKVLVYFYPKALTPGCTTQACGLRDSKSELDELNVVVLGISPDLPKKLAQFEEKKALNFTLLSDPEHQVAEAFGVWGEKKFMGKTYDGIHRISFLINEAGVIEAVFDKFKTSEHHQMVVDFVKGLK, from the coding sequence ATGAATACATTAAAAGCTGGCGATAAAGCTCCTCAATTTACCTTATTGGATCAACACGAAAATTCTGTTTCATTAAATCAGTTTACAGGAAAAAAAGTGCTGGTTTATTTTTATCCTAAAGCATTAACTCCAGGCTGTACAACACAGGCTTGTGGTTTGCGAGACAGCAAAAGTGAGCTGGATGAACTCAATGTGGTGGTATTAGGCATTAGCCCGGATTTACCGAAAAAGTTAGCTCAATTTGAAGAGAAAAAAGCATTAAATTTTACCCTTCTTTCTGATCCTGAACATCAAGTTGCAGAGGCTTTTGGCGTTTGGGGCGAAAAGAAATTTATGGGTAAAACCTATGATGGTATTCATCGTATCAGCTTTCTGATTAACGAAGCTGGTGTTATCGAAGCGGTATTCGACAAATTCAAAACATCGGAACATCATCAAATGGTGGTAGATTTTGTGAAGGGGCTAAAATAA
- the gmhB gene encoding D-glycero-beta-D-manno-heptose 1,7-bisphosphate 7-phosphatase has protein sequence MANKAIFLDRDGTINIDHGYVHKIDDFQFIEGVGKALKQLQDKGYLLVIVTNQSGIARGYFSEEQFHQLTEWMDWSLDEDYGVVLDGIYYCPHHPEGKGEYREVCDCRKPNAGMFLQAIKDLNIDPAKSYMVGDKLEDLLAAEAAGVKTKVLVHTGKAVTEEGKAKADLVLDSLVDLVRYVK, from the coding sequence ATGGCAAATAAAGCGATTTTTTTAGATCGTGATGGTACGATCAACATTGATCACGGCTATGTGCATAAAATTGATGATTTCCAGTTTATTGAAGGCGTAGGGAAAGCACTAAAACAGTTGCAAGACAAGGGCTATTTATTGGTTATTGTCACAAACCAATCAGGGATCGCCCGAGGCTATTTTTCTGAAGAGCAATTTCATCAATTAACGGAATGGATGGATTGGTCGCTTGATGAAGATTACGGTGTGGTATTAGATGGCATTTATTATTGCCCTCATCATCCGGAAGGGAAAGGCGAATATCGAGAAGTATGCGACTGCCGTAAGCCAAATGCGGGTATGTTTTTACAAGCGATCAAAGATTTAAATATTGATCCAGCAAAATCTTATATGGTGGGCGATAAATTAGAGGATTTGTTGGCGGCGGAAGCTGCCGGCGTGAAGACGAAAGTGTTAGTCCACACGGGTAAAGCCGTTACCGAAGAAGGAAAGGCAAAAGCAGATCTTGTGCTAGACAGCCTAGTGGATTTAGTGAGATATGTTAAATAG
- the queF gene encoding NADPH-dependent 7-cyano-7-deazaguanine reductase QueF (Catalyzes the NADPH-dependent reduction of 7-cyano-7-deazaguanine (preQ0) to 7-aminomethyl-7-deazaguanine (preQ1) in queuosine biosynthesis) yields MNYNDKSLSALKLGQKTEYKSEYDPNLLQPVPRKLNRDGLGITDVQPFNQGADIWTCYELSWLNLNGLPQVAIADVAVDFQSENLIESKSFKLYLNSFNQSKFDSFEQVEQVLVQDLSRCASGQVSVKVRKLSEYTQQPIVDFDGECIDEQNLQIDSYQFSNEHLAGIAEGEVVDETLVSHLLKSNCLITSQPDWGSVQIHYVGKKLNREKLLRYLISFREHNEFHEQCVERIFTDLMQFAQPEKLTVYARYTRRGGLDINPFRSNFEPLPKNLRMARQ; encoded by the coding sequence ATGAATTATAATGATAAATCGCTTTCTGCTTTAAAACTTGGGCAGAAAACCGAATATAAAAGTGAATATGATCCTAATTTATTACAGCCGGTACCTCGCAAATTAAATCGTGATGGATTAGGTATTACCGATGTTCAGCCATTTAATCAAGGGGCGGATATTTGGACTTGCTATGAACTTTCTTGGCTTAACCTTAATGGATTGCCACAAGTGGCGATTGCAGATGTTGCGGTGGATTTTCAAAGCGAAAATTTGATTGAGTCGAAAAGTTTTAAGCTCTATTTAAACAGCTTTAACCAAAGTAAATTCGACTCATTTGAGCAAGTCGAGCAAGTGTTAGTGCAAGATTTGAGCCGTTGTGCAAGCGGTCAAGTTTCTGTAAAAGTTCGCAAATTATCAGAATACACCCAACAGCCTATCGTAGATTTTGATGGCGAATGTATTGATGAACAAAATTTACAAATTGATAGCTATCAATTTTCAAATGAGCATTTAGCAGGAATTGCTGAGGGCGAAGTGGTTGATGAAACCTTAGTAAGTCATTTACTGAAATCGAACTGTTTGATTACCTCACAACCGGATTGGGGAAGTGTTCAAATTCATTATGTAGGCAAAAAATTAAATCGTGAAAAGTTATTGCGTTATCTCATTTCGTTCCGTGAACATAACGAATTCCACGAGCAATGTGTTGAGCGAATTTTTACTGATTTAATGCAGTTTGCTCAACCGGAGAAATTGACTGTTTATGCTCGTTATACTCGCCGAGGCGGTTTAGATATCAATCCGTTCCGTTCTAATTTTGAGCCTTTGCCGAAGAATTTAAGAATGGCTCGTCAATAA
- the ushA gene encoding bifunctional UDP-sugar hydrolase/5'-nucleotidase UshA, which yields MKFRKTLLALALTASTSAMAYQADKTYNFTVLHTNDIHGHFWNNDKGEYGLAPQKTVIDQVRKEVEAQGGSVIVLNAGDINTGVPESDMQNARPDIEGLNAIGYDAMTLGNHEFDVPLQILDMQEKWAKFPLLSANVYNKRTNKPLVTPYITLERGGLKFAVVGLTTEDTAKLGNPDVTGNVIFKNPIETANKVLKQINKKEKPDVRIALTHMGWYLDAKHGTNAPGDVTMARTLKPAAFDLIVGGHTHDTVCFDEKGQFIEKYKPTMACKPDFQNGSWIMQAGEWGKYVGRADFEFKNGKTTLVKYELIPINLKQTIKKEDGTKEYKLYANEIKADEALYAQLKKYQDEGDKTLGVKVGNTEGFFDGKRESVRFVQTNLGRLIAQSQMERVKADIGIMNGGGIRASLPEGEITYKNILTVQPFGNMISTLDLKGKELVDFLTTVALKETDTGGYPQFANISMVVDRTAKTISDVKIGGQPLDMNKTYKISIPDYLTAGGDGYPIMKNHPTYVNTGFIDAEMLKKFFEEKKVLKASDYDPKNDVIFK from the coding sequence ATGAAATTTAGAAAAACACTCCTTGCATTAGCATTAACAGCTTCAACGTCAGCAATGGCATATCAAGCTGATAAAACTTACAACTTTACCGTATTACATACGAACGATATTCACGGTCATTTCTGGAATAATGACAAAGGTGAATATGGTTTAGCGCCACAAAAAACGGTCATTGACCAAGTTCGTAAAGAAGTTGAAGCACAAGGCGGTTCAGTCATCGTCTTAAATGCAGGCGATATTAACACCGGTGTACCTGAATCAGATATGCAAAATGCGCGTCCTGATATTGAAGGATTAAATGCGATTGGCTACGATGCTATGACCTTAGGTAACCATGAGTTTGATGTACCATTACAAATTTTAGACATGCAAGAAAAATGGGCAAAATTCCCATTACTTTCTGCTAACGTCTATAACAAACGTACAAACAAACCGCTTGTTACACCATACATCACGTTAGAACGTGGCGGTTTGAAATTTGCTGTTGTAGGTTTAACAACGGAAGATACCGCAAAACTAGGTAACCCGGATGTAACAGGAAATGTTATTTTCAAAAACCCAATTGAAACCGCAAATAAAGTCTTAAAACAAATCAATAAAAAAGAAAAACCTGATGTACGTATTGCCTTAACACATATGGGTTGGTACTTAGACGCAAAACACGGTACAAACGCACCAGGAGATGTCACCATGGCTCGTACACTAAAACCGGCTGCATTTGATTTAATTGTCGGCGGTCATACACATGATACCGTTTGTTTTGATGAGAAAGGTCAATTTATTGAGAAATATAAACCAACAATGGCATGTAAACCAGATTTCCAAAACGGTTCTTGGATTATGCAAGCCGGCGAATGGGGTAAATATGTTGGTCGTGCTGACTTTGAATTCAAAAACGGAAAAACCACTTTGGTTAAATATGAGTTAATTCCAATTAACTTAAAACAAACCATCAAAAAAGAAGATGGCACAAAAGAATACAAACTTTACGCAAATGAAATTAAAGCAGACGAAGCACTCTATGCTCAATTGAAAAAATACCAAGACGAAGGCGATAAAACATTAGGCGTTAAAGTTGGTAATACAGAAGGTTTCTTTGACGGCAAACGTGAATCTGTACGCTTTGTACAGACAAACCTTGGTCGCTTAATTGCACAATCTCAAATGGAACGTGTGAAAGCAGATATCGGTATCATGAATGGTGGTGGTATCCGAGCATCTTTACCAGAAGGCGAAATTACCTATAAAAACATTTTAACGGTTCAGCCATTTGGTAATATGATTTCAACTTTAGATCTAAAAGGTAAAGAGTTAGTTGATTTCTTAACTACAGTAGCCTTAAAAGAAACCGATACTGGCGGTTATCCTCAGTTTGCGAATATCTCAATGGTTGTAGATCGCACAGCAAAAACGATCTCTGATGTCAAAATTGGAGGTCAGCCATTAGATATGAATAAAACTTATAAAATCTCAATTCCTGATTACTTAACAGCCGGTGGAGATGGATACCCAATCATGAAAAATCACCCAACCTATGTAAACACAGGTTTCATTGATGCTGAAATGCTTAAAAAATTCTTTGAAGAGAAAAAAGTATTAAAAGCGTCAGATTATGATCCGAAAAATGATGTGATTTTCAAATAA
- a CDS encoding diacylglycerol kinase translates to MKPANKADFARIIRAAGYSIKGLKAAYIHEAAFRQEIWCSIILIPLAFWLGNGVIEKLLLVGSVFLVLIAELLNSAVESVVDRIGSDYHELSGRAKDIGSAAVFMAMVLLVITWLLILLF, encoded by the coding sequence ATGAAACCTGCAAACAAAGCTGATTTTGCTCGTATTATTCGAGCCGCTGGTTACTCCATAAAAGGCTTAAAAGCCGCATATATTCACGAAGCTGCCTTCCGCCAAGAAATTTGGTGTTCTATTATTCTTATCCCTTTAGCATTTTGGTTGGGCAATGGCGTTATTGAAAAGCTCCTTTTAGTCGGTAGCGTATTTTTAGTTCTCATTGCTGAATTACTTAATAGCGCGGTTGAATCGGTTGTCGATCGCATTGGCTCTGATTATCACGAGCTTTCAGGAAGAGCTAAAGATATTGGCTCCGCTGCCGTATTTATGGCGATGGTACTCCTTGTTATTACTTGGCTACTCATTTTACTTTTCTAA
- the sstT gene encoding serine/threonine transporter SstT produces the protein MSNSFSSKLLGGNLVLRIFIGLVLGIILALVSPEWAQNVGVLGQFFVKSLRAIAPILIFVLVMSTIANKEIGSDSKIKPILVLYVLGTFVAALTAVILSYMFPTTLELVASPDNLAPPEGIGQIIKTVVFNLVDNPLQALANANFIGILAWSIGLGIALRHAAPSTKTFLSDFADAVSAVVKVVIALAPIGIFGLVADTFATNGADAFVGYARLLAVLLGAMAIVAFILNPLIVWWKIRRNPFPLTFICLRESGVTAFFTRSSAANIPVNMGLSKRLGLREEIYSLSIPLGANINMAGAAITVTVLTLAAAYTQGIVPDFWSALLLSIVASICACGASGVAGGSLLLIPLACSLFNIPNDIAAQVIGVGFIIGVIQDSAETALNSSTDVLFTAAVSIAEDQKTA, from the coding sequence ATGAGCAATTCATTTTCTTCAAAATTACTCGGTGGCAATCTGGTATTGCGCATTTTCATCGGGTTAGTCTTAGGGATTATCCTTGCATTAGTCAGTCCTGAATGGGCTCAAAACGTTGGGGTATTAGGTCAATTTTTCGTAAAATCACTCCGTGCGATTGCGCCAATTCTCATTTTTGTCTTGGTAATGTCTACCATAGCAAATAAAGAAATTGGGTCAGACAGCAAAATTAAACCGATTTTAGTGCTTTATGTGTTAGGGACATTTGTGGCAGCATTAACCGCTGTTATTTTAAGTTATATGTTCCCAACTACATTGGAATTAGTTGCAAGCCCAGATAATTTAGCTCCTCCAGAGGGAATTGGCCAGATTATCAAAACCGTTGTGTTTAATTTAGTTGATAACCCTCTACAAGCTTTAGCGAATGCAAACTTTATCGGTATTTTAGCATGGTCAATCGGTTTAGGTATTGCATTGCGTCATGCTGCTCCTAGCACAAAAACATTCTTGAGTGATTTTGCTGATGCAGTTTCTGCGGTAGTTAAAGTAGTTATTGCCCTTGCGCCTATTGGTATCTTTGGTTTAGTGGCAGATACGTTTGCAACAAATGGTGCAGATGCGTTTGTGGGATATGCACGTTTATTAGCCGTTTTACTTGGCGCAATGGCAATCGTAGCGTTTATTTTAAATCCATTGATTGTTTGGTGGAAAATTCGCCGCAATCCATTCCCTCTCACATTTATCTGCTTACGTGAAAGTGGCGTAACGGCATTCTTTACTCGTAGCTCAGCTGCAAATATTCCAGTAAATATGGGGCTATCAAAACGTTTAGGTTTACGTGAAGAAATCTATTCGCTATCTATTCCACTTGGTGCGAATATCAACATGGCAGGTGCGGCAATTACGGTAACAGTATTAACGTTAGCGGCAGCTTATACGCAAGGTATTGTGCCTGATTTCTGGTCTGCATTATTACTAAGTATTGTTGCTTCAATTTGTGCATGTGGTGCTTCAGGGGTTGCTGGTGGTTCATTATTATTGATCCCATTGGCATGTAGCTTATTTAATATTCCAAATGATATTGCTGCCCAAGTTATCGGTGTTGGTTTTATCATTGGCGTTATTCAAGACTCAGCTGAAACAGCATTAAACTCATCAACAGATGTATTGTTTACGGCTGCAGTGAGTATTGCTGAAGATCAAAAAACAGCATAA
- the mnmC gene encoding bifunctional tRNA (5-methylaminomethyl-2-thiouridine)(34)-methyltransferase MnmD/FAD-dependent 5-carboxymethylaminomethyl-2-thiouridine(34) oxidoreductase MnmC, with product MRKLTFSQLTFNVNNTPVSEKFDDIYFSTQDGLAESYYVFQEGNQLWERWQTHARPCFVIAETGFGTGLNFLAVAEKFQQFRQQFPEHSLKRLYFLSFEKYPLTSTQLSEIHQHYPQFATLSENLTACWHPRQVGCQRYHFDNIYLDVWFGDIRENAEQWGDYYHEMVDAWFLDGFSPDKNPEMWNETVYQHMFQTTQKEGTFATFTAASHVRKGLQAVGFEVKKRKGFGKKREMLWGQKTSSSIEQSVKFPYFYQKSAQDCQDIAIVGGGIASLFLALSLLEKGKQVTLYCKDENVAKNASGNLQGAIYPQLSDDDERNVRFYIHAFDYALQRLQQLKTDISFEHGLTGVALYAYHEKVAQKLEKMATQTDDETLFKLCNADELSEKIGLNVVHGGAFIPSGGWLSPVQFVQNTFAYLQSKGVKIVLNHEVTQPDFKEGKWMWQHEGKTFKHEVLVLANGHTLKDFAQAKGIPLYPVRGQVSSVPSNEQLAQLKCVVCYDGYITPISQAGRHCIGASHLRDSAETHFSLHEHHENIAKLQKNLTACEWTQQIDASENQAKVGIRAALRDRSPIVGAVPNWDVQKEQYQNLYNALRRKENVELAASFPQLYLVNGLASRGLTSAPLLGELLASLITHEPLPISEDIWQILNPNRSWIRKLLKGSRVE from the coding sequence ATGCGTAAACTCACTTTTTCTCAATTGACTTTTAATGTTAATAACACGCCTGTTTCAGAAAAATTTGACGATATCTATTTTTCAACTCAAGATGGTTTAGCGGAAAGCTATTATGTTTTTCAAGAGGGCAATCAATTGTGGGAGCGATGGCAAACACATGCAAGACCTTGTTTTGTCATCGCCGAGACGGGGTTCGGAACGGGGTTAAATTTTTTAGCTGTAGCTGAAAAATTCCAACAATTTCGTCAACAATTTCCAGAACATAGTTTAAAACGCCTCTATTTTTTATCTTTTGAGAAATATCCATTAACTTCAACACAATTAAGCGAGATACATCAGCATTACCCACAATTTGCAACATTATCAGAAAATTTAACCGCTTGTTGGCATCCGAGACAAGTAGGGTGCCAGCGTTATCATTTTGATAATATTTATCTGGATGTTTGGTTTGGCGATATTCGTGAAAATGCTGAGCAATGGGGAGATTATTATCACGAAATGGTCGATGCTTGGTTTCTAGATGGTTTTTCACCAGATAAAAATCCGGAAATGTGGAACGAAACGGTTTATCAACATATGTTCCAAACCACTCAAAAAGAAGGGACTTTTGCAACCTTTACCGCAGCAAGCCATGTCAGAAAAGGGTTACAAGCGGTCGGATTTGAGGTAAAAAAACGCAAAGGTTTTGGTAAAAAACGTGAGATGTTGTGGGGACAAAAAACATCAAGCTCGATAGAACAAAGTGTGAAATTTCCTTATTTTTATCAAAAATCTGCACAAGATTGCCAAGATATTGCGATTGTGGGGGGCGGAATTGCGAGCCTTTTTCTCGCATTATCCTTATTAGAAAAGGGAAAACAGGTTACTCTTTACTGTAAAGATGAAAATGTCGCTAAAAATGCCTCGGGCAATTTGCAGGGCGCGATTTACCCACAACTAAGTGATGACGATGAAAGAAATGTACGCTTTTATATTCACGCCTTTGATTATGCATTACAGCGGCTACAACAGCTTAAAACAGATATCTCATTTGAGCACGGATTAACCGGCGTTGCGTTATATGCTTATCACGAAAAAGTTGCTCAAAAATTAGAAAAAATGGCAACACAGACAGACGATGAAACACTCTTTAAATTGTGTAATGCGGACGAACTCAGTGAAAAAATAGGTTTAAATGTGGTGCATGGCGGAGCCTTTATTCCCTCTGGGGGATGGTTATCGCCCGTGCAATTTGTTCAAAATACGTTTGCCTATTTACAATCAAAGGGGGTAAAGATCGTTTTAAATCATGAAGTTACCCAACCTGATTTTAAAGAGGGAAAATGGATGTGGCAACATGAAGGCAAAACATTTAAACATGAAGTGTTAGTGTTAGCAAATGGGCATACCTTAAAAGATTTTGCACAGGCTAAAGGTATTCCTTTGTATCCTGTACGTGGACAAGTTAGTTCTGTGCCAAGTAATGAGCAATTAGCACAGTTAAAATGCGTGGTTTGTTATGATGGCTATATTACCCCTATTTCTCAAGCCGGACGTCATTGCATTGGCGCTAGCCATCTTAGAGATAGTGCAGAAACGCATTTTAGTTTGCATGAACATCATGAAAATATTGCAAAACTCCAGAAAAATTTGACCGCTTGTGAATGGACGCAACAGATTGATGCTTCAGAAAATCAAGCAAAAGTTGGAATTCGAGCGGCTTTACGTGATCGTAGCCCCATTGTTGGCGCTGTGCCAAACTGGGACGTGCAAAAAGAGCAGTATCAGAATTTATATAATGCGCTTCGCCGTAAAGAGAACGTTGAACTTGCAGCTTCTTTTCCGCAACTTTATCTAGTTAATGGGTTAGCATCTCGAGGATTAACTTCTGCGCCATTACTTGGTGAGCTTTTGGCAAGCTTAATCACGCATGAACCGCTTCCTATCAGTGAAGATATTTGGCAGATCTTAAATCCAAATCGGAGCTGGATTAGAAAATTATTAAAAGGTAGCCGAGTAGAGTAA